Within the Bradysia coprophila strain Holo2 chromosome X unlocalized genomic scaffold, BU_Bcop_v1 contig_173, whole genome shotgun sequence genome, the region ACAAATCGTAATTATTAATAATTACGAAATCTGTAAcgaataatatattttattactcAAGCAAATCGTAATTCGTAATCATTACATAATTAGTCAAGTATTACTCGTTATAGATTTCGTATTTTTCGTAATTATTACGTAATTTTGCCTATTAAAAATCTATTACGACCATTACGATGATTACGATTCGATTAATAGATTAAATTACCATTAACTCGTtatagatttttaattttcgactATTACGCAATCTATAACGCCAATCTATAACGCCAGTTTTTTCCGTGTACAGCGTATGTTAAGTCACATGaggtaatagatttttttatttcattttgtactTAGTCAAATTGAGTAATATATGTAATGACTGACTATCGTGGTCGTCTGGGTAAGGATAACATCCATTTCACATTGAGAATTAAACTGTACCTCATAGCCAAAATAGCAAAGTGCGAGCACAAAATAATTCATTGTAAACGTGTCACCGCTGGTTTCAGAAAAGTTTGCAATGAGATATGTGAATAAGATAGAGTTTCTCACAAcagaaaaaacttttattgacCGACCTTAATGGATACGACAACATTACAAACATACAGCACTAGAACGAGCGTTACCAAATTGAAAGTATGTTTATTTTACGTCTATGAATTGCAGATTCTTGCAAAGGAAAAACTCATTTAATTGTACTTCCAACCACTAATAATGGCGGATAAAATTCCTTATCTCAATGATGATTGATTGGATTTTCTTTCGATCAAAGAATGTTGCTTGTGCAAAGTCTGGCTCATGGTTATGAGCGAAAGAAAATGTCATGCTAAAGTCGGTTGTCTGCACGGAACAGCCAGACCAAATTCAAACAAtcccaatttttgtttttcttgcaTTATTTTCGTCTTGCGGagataataaattttagaatATTACCAGGTCACCTTTGTTCAACCTAACGTGTAATCTCGTAAAATGTATGGTAGGTACTTTTAATGCATTTGTTAGACAATCTAAGTACGATACGAGGTTAAGGGgcaaataataaaatggaatttttataagGTGAATTCGTTTTATCAGTCCcgtcgtgtttttttttatttctattctAACTTCAAATCATTTGCATAAAcgaaataacaacaacaatgaGATATCGACCGGTGCATGTTTAGTATATGTTCGGGTTATCAAACGCAGTGCAAGAATGAtgattggtttttgttttgcgtTTACTAATCTAACGAGTGTGGTATAAAAGGCACCAGCAATGCTGAGAAAGGTATCAGTCATCAACATGAGATCGATCACAGTTTTAGTTTTCGCCTGTGCTTGTGCACTCGCAAGTGGTTTTTATATGACAAAAGATGTGAAATACGCCGATTCGACGTTTTTGGTAAAACAAAAGGCCATCCTTGAGGTTCTTCAACACGTTCACCAGAATGATGTCTTTGTCAAACTGTACGACGAAGCTAAGCAATTCAAATTGGTTGACTATAGGGCTCACTATACCAAACCAGAAGTTGTCGACGAGTTCTGGCGCTTCTACGAACATGGTATGTTGGGACTAAACGAAGTGTTCTCCGTCATGGACTACGAACACCAAGAGGAAGTCATTGCATTGTTCCATGTGTTCTACTATGCCAACGACTGGGAAACATTCTACAAGACAATGGTCTGGGCTCGCTTCCACGTCAACGAAGGCATGTTCATCTATGCTTTGACTGTTGCTGTTTTACATCGCACCGACATGGTTGGCATTGTTTTGCCAGCTCCATATGAAATCTACCCATACTACTTCTTCAACAGTGAAGTGATTCAACGCGCTCAAAACTACAAGATGCAAGGCTTCTATGGCATTAAGAAGGTTGAAGACGTATACACTGTCATCATTCCATCGAACTACACCGGATACTATGTTCACACAAATCCCGAACAAAAATTGTCTTACTTCACCGAAGATATTGGTCTAAACTCCTACTACTACTACTTCCATGCTGACTATCCATTCTGGATGGGAGGTGATGAATACAATTTGCACAAGGATCGTCGTGGTGAATACTACTTCTTCCAATACCAACAATTCTTGGCTCGTTACTACTTGGAACGTTTGTCCAACGATAGTAAGTTATTCAGCTTTCCGTCGCAGGTTCCTTCCTTTATTAATACtttcttttcaatcaaatttcagtCGGCGAAATTCCAGAATTCAGCTGGTACGAACCAATCAAGACCGGATACTATCCAGCCCTTCGTTATTACAACGGAGACTTCTTCCCATCAAGAGACAACCACTACACTGTTTATGAGGAGCACAACTACTATGACGTAGATCAAGTTGAAGATTATGAACGTCACATCCGTGATGCCATCGAATATGGATTCATTACATTGCCAGGAGGCAAATACTTGGATCTGACCAAACCCGAATCCGTTGAATGGTTAGGAAACTTCGTTCAAGGCAATCCAGACAGTAAATTCGTCCGTCTACATGGTTACTTGGAACTCGCTAAGAGATTGCTCGGTGGTTCAATCGACCGCGTCGACCAACACAAAGTTATTCCAAGCACCTTGGAACACTTTGAAACAGCCATGCGTGATCCGGTATTCTACCAATTGTACAAGAATTTGGTCAAATACTACTTCCACTGGCAGAAACATTTGCCACATTACACATTCGATGAGCTCAACTTCAAGGGTGTCAAGATTGAATCGGTTGAAATCGAGAAGCTTGTCACATTCTTCGACAAGTTCGACTCAGATATCACCAATGTTGTCGATGTTGAAATGTTCGATAACAAGCCATTGACTACTCTCCAGCAATTCGGACGTATTGCTCACTACGATGGATATGACTTCGTCATCAAAACTCGTCAACCCCGTCTTAACCATTTACCATTCACATTCAAATTGCACGTTGGATCCGAGATTGCCCAAAAGGCAATCGTTAAAGTGTTCATTGGACCCAAGTACGACGAATACGGACACGTTTTCACCTACGAAGAAAACCGTGAAAACTTCTACGAATTGGATCACTTCCTCGTTGACTTGGTGGCTGGAAAGAACGACATCGTACGTAAATCTGAAGACTTCTCATGGTTCGTCCGTGATCGCACCACATACTTTGAATTATACAAACAAGTCATGTTGGCCGTTAAAGGTGAAGTTAAATTCCCATTGGATATGACTGAAGCTCATTGCGGATTCCCAATGCGCTTGATGTTGCCTAAGGGTAAACGTGGAGGTATGTCATTGCTGATCAATCCGTTGAAGAATAATTTGATCTCTTACCACTCTTCCCATGTTTGTCATTTCAGGTATGATGTTccaattcttcttctttgtcGCTCCATACGTTGCACCAAAAACTGAGCAATTCTTCGGATTCGACAAGACAGTCTCGTGTGGTGTTGGCAGTGGTGGTCGTTACATCGACAATCTGCCATTCGGCTATCCATTCGACAGACCTATTGATGAGAAATACTGGATGACACCAAACATGTACTACTATGACGTGAACATTTTCCACAAGAAGGAAATGGATATCAACACTGCCCACTAAATAGTTTGTATAAAACGATGCTTGTGactttgtaattttaatttctttttttatttttattattatttaagtATTAAGGAAGCAATgctaaagaaaatgtaaaaaaaaatcaagaattGTGACAAACGAGAAATAACAACTAATTTATATGAAGCGAGAAGTTCGGTttgtttttttcaacttttcttcaTCCTTCGCTCGCTTTGTCTGACTTAATTTGACAAGGGTTGGCAGGGCGAATCTATTTAGTGCCCGACACAGGGTGTTTTGTGTTTATTGTTTGCATCCAACAGGGATAGGGACCAGCGATGAAACGATTGCGTATGCCAAGAGATTTCTTAGACTAGATTAGAATAGATTAGAGAAGAAAATATCTTAAGATCCAATAGTCCATTGTTGGTTGCTGTGCATGGTCTTTCCATACCAAAAGAGCTGATCGTGCAGTGACCGCAACATTAAGGCTACACATCGATGCTTTTGGATGAGAATAAACATCAATGGTGTATGAAAACTGCGGAAAAGACCAGTAGGTTccgaaacgaaacgaaaaagcGAGGGGCAGCTATTTGtgaatttctatgaaaaactattcaaaaaagaaaagaaaaagagtTTTTATGAGTGTAAGAGGATTTTCTCTACAGGTTTTGCTAgaatttccatcaatttttgaggattttcttcgattttgttgaatttctgatgaaaggattttctagttttcaaaaaatttcaaagaattttctaagggtttttggttgaatttttttcttctattttatCCGCCTCTCGTGGAAAACCACAGAAAATATATAAGCTTTTTCGTATATTCGTAGAATCAAAGCTTCCAAAAGTTCATTGGCAGTCCACAATACCTTCATGCATCATCACAAAGGAGTGCGAcgtttttcatttacttttagGACTTCAATTCTTTTAAGAGGGTATACTACTTACTGAACAAGCCATCTGTTGGAAGCTTCATGTAAACAGCATCctttgtataaaataaacCTCAATTTGTGTAATCATTATTGAACGGAATTCACATTGAGACATGAGTTGGAATATTAAAGTTTGGACCTTTCATCACcaaattgcagaaaaaaaatgtttaaaataatttatgaaacgaATGATAACAACGTTTTAAAACAGCTCTACACTGAGCACAAAAGATGTAGAATTTCACATTATTTACACATATAGATGCTTTGGGaccattattttattattgaaattgatattCAAAACATTCCCAAgtggaatttatttaaaaacacttctaattaattaaaaatagtaAAGAAAACCCGTAATGATTGAAGAACTGCAAAAAGCGCGACAACGTGCAGTCCAACATATGTCTCAATGTGAATTCCATTCAATAATGATTACATAAATTGAGGTTTAGTTTATACAAAGGACGCTGTTTACATGAAGCTTTTCAACAGATGGctctgagggattcttttgaaaaacagaatcttgaaatcggacgcattttccattggacttttttatatgtgcctgaattggtattggtccctagaacctaaaaccactttcaaaaaaattcttcgaatcttgtgtggctagtgggaggtgatcgaaaactgaaaacatggacttttcttacaaaaatttctccagttacacgagccgtacagggtcgtgtggggtgtcattagaaaggtaattgcatgtgcTAATGGGAAAAATagggtcttgttgggtttaaaattcatccacactgagatatgtgcagttgaaattttcaaccgaaaaaagactgacaacttacacttttcttacagaaatttctcgaggtacacgaaacgtacatggtcgtgtggggtgtcatttgaaaggtaattgcatgtacttttagGAAAAATAGAGCTTACAGAACTTTGGTAGCATCTTCGATGAGTTAtgtgaagttgaaatgtttaagtgcttatattgcatcgaagatgctaccaaacttctGTAAGCTCTATTTTTCctaaaagtacatgcaattacctttcaaatgacaccccacacgactaTGTACGTTTcatgtacctcgagaaatttctgtaagaaaagtgcaagttgtcagtcttttttcggctgaaaacttcaactgcacatatctcagtgtggatgaattttaaacccaacaagaccctATTTTTCCCAttagtacatgcaattacctttctaatgacaccccacacgaccctgtacggctcgtgtaactggagaaatttttgtaagaaaagtgcatgttttcagttttcgatcacctcccactagccacacaagattcgaagaatttttttgaaagtggttttaggttctagggaccaataccaattcaggcacatataaaaaagtccaatggaaaatgcttccgatttcaagattctgtttttcaaaagaatccctctctcAATAAGTAGTACGCCTTCTCAAATGACCTCGCTTGCAGATAACAGAACAATACAATTTTggaatcaatttcaaaaaacgtTCTACGTTGAAAATTATCCAAATCAAAACtttggtaaaatttgatttcaaacTTCTTCCATTAGACGtcgatttttaaattacaCCCCTAGCTTCATTAGGATTGTAGTAATGCtttcaaagaaattaattgCAATGAGAAGACGCAGTACGAATATTTCGTCGGGCAAATTTACTCTGGCACAACACGACGTATTAAACTGAACagacaaattaaatttcataagaattagCATATTCGCAACCGAGTGTCTAAAGCTCTGCGAAACATGTCCTGTCGTATATTGTCTCTTGCAAGTGAAGTAGAAGGCAAAAAACTGAGACAaggcaaaacaaaatatttgaatgttaTTTCATTGAAGAATGTTGCACAACAATGCAAATAAGTTTCATTCGTCAATTTTAATGGAGTCTTGGTTTTTtcctaaacaaaaatttgtaaataaattaattcataGTTTGTtaagaaataattgaattgaattaattgattCACGAAGCCttatcgaaattgaaaattcgttaatattacaacaacaaaaaacactcTACCACAACGGCCTACACACTGAACCTTTCCCCACATTCGCTcgtaattttgaatattttatttatcagtttttcacatatatatatagacCGGGGGCCGTTGGTATTTTGCGTGCGCGATAATATTTCGGTCAAAGTGTTGATTGGATGTTTTTAGTCATGAAATAAGGTGAAAAAAATAGTAATTGGATACTCGTCAGCCCCCAGGAAATTGGTCAAAATtgactttgaaaatttcaaacatcTATTTAAAATCAGAGACCGATTCGGAAtcaattactttcttcgtacGGTATACCTTATTTCCAAAACtctatcgataaaaaatacaGCTGGAATTGTAtatgttattttgaaaatgcgGAACTCGGATGCTACCAATCACTCATCcaaaaaaagtattggatttagttagaaaaaaaaactatttcacggcaaacacaaacaaaacacaCATGTCCTAAAAACACCCAGTCAACACTTTGGACGAAATATTACCGTGCACACAAAAGGCTTTCTTTGACCAAATACCCACTGTCTAAAAGCCACAAGTTTTCCTTTTCTCTTCTCTTTTCTGTTTTCTTGTTGTTACAATCGCTAACAGTTTTTCAAAGTTCGATGCGCCGAGTGAAGCGTACAAAACCACTTTTACAACGGATCAGTTCGTTTACTTCTTTCAGTCGAAcacattttcgatatttaataataaaaaaaaaatcctcgtcAATTTTGTGGGGATTATACTTTCTATTTTAGCTATTATAAACAATGTAATAGAGACTCGTCACTATaataatttgttgaatttatacATAAAACATTGATGCGCCCTTGTTAGTTAGTGTGTTACCCGCttcaaacagaaattttatatATAGCCGTAGCGTACAACTTACACATAACTGTCCGATTCAGATATCGAATACGTATAAAGGTGTAATTGCTATGTGCAAAACCAATACGCTTGAAGTATACGGGGTATAAAGATATCACAGGTGCGATTAGTTTCAAACTGCATAGTATATTGTTTTCGGAACTTTCAAATGCAACCCGATATCTAGAATTTCAAGCATTCCATAGATGTGTTCCATACTTATTATATACATCAAATGGTTcgctgaaattaaattttctaattgaatttaatgccCATATGGTGTGAGATAAGGACGATCATATATCacttaattcaattaatgtcacaaattttataataaaatgtaatcaaACCGttcaatatataaatatagatGTACATGTACATGTACTCTGATAATATACGGTGTACTGTCTCTCTAATCCAACCCTGCGACTTTGATTCGGTTCATTTGCCGGAGAAGcatattaaatttggttcaacGTACGTTATACCGTTTAATTTATTACGATATGAGGGCGTCCGGTACTATGTATATATAATGTATGAtgaatacaaaatattctattGAGTTCCgattctttcttcttctttttttaatgcaGAGAAAACCTATAATATGGGGAGAGAACGgcggaaaaaataattaaatcaaaactgaaaattcaaacaaaactttaTATAGTCGACTAACTAGTCAATTGCTATTTATTTcgaaaggaagaaaaaaaagacgcCATAAACGATTTCTCCTTCTATCCTTTTTAAACACaccgaaaaatatatatatatatttgtgtATACATTACATACCCATTCAACCTTCCTTGGGTTCGATGTGCCACCCTCACCGAAACATCGCatagaaaatagattttcaataAGAGCTAGATTAGCCTAGTACGGTATAATATTGTATGTATTCGTCGATTTTAATTCATTATACATTTCGTATTATCGCGAAGGGTGCTGTGTGTGTACGTATTGTAGCAAGCACCGATCATCATACGGCAAcacaatatttatatatatttccCGGAGCttataaaattttgcttttcCGTTGAAGTGGAGTGTCGTTTTCGTTTACACACATTTGGAAGTGAATAGTGAATAGTGTAAATTCAAACATACAAAAACCGTAAATTATCAGCATCCAAATCTAAATTCATATGGAAATTAATTGAACACAGTACCAGCCATTCATTTACAACAAAACATAATACGCGatacatatatatacgaatataaGCGATACGAGACTCCGCATATCTATGCTATTATCCACCGGTACACACATTGAGAGAACACACTATAATTTCAAGCGCTGAAAACGCTCCAAAAAACGTTAACGGTATTA harbors:
- the LOC119068182 gene encoding larval serum protein 2-like encodes the protein MRSITVLVFACACALASGFYMTKDVKYADSTFLVKQKAILEVLQHVHQNDVFVKLYDEAKQFKLVDYRAHYTKPEVVDEFWRFYEHGMLGLNEVFSVMDYEHQEEVIALFHVFYYANDWETFYKTMVWARFHVNEGMFIYALTVAVLHRTDMVGIVLPAPYEIYPYYFFNSEVIQRAQNYKMQGFYGIKKVEDVYTVIIPSNYTGYYVHTNPEQKLSYFTEDIGLNSYYYYFHADYPFWMGGDEYNLHKDRRGEYYFFQYQQFLARYYLERLSNDIGEIPEFSWYEPIKTGYYPALRYYNGDFFPSRDNHYTVYEEHNYYDVDQVEDYERHIRDAIEYGFITLPGGKYLDLTKPESVEWLGNFVQGNPDSKFVRLHGYLELAKRLLGGSIDRVDQHKVIPSTLEHFETAMRDPVFYQLYKNLVKYYFHWQKHLPHYTFDELNFKGVKIESVEIEKLVTFFDKFDSDITNVVDVEMFDNKPLTTLQQFGRIAHYDGYDFVIKTRQPRLNHLPFTFKLHVGSEIAQKAIVKVFIGPKYDEYGHVFTYEENRENFYELDHFLVDLVAGKNDIVRKSEDFSWFVRDRTTYFELYKQVMLAVKGEVKFPLDMTEAHCGFPMRLMLPKGKRGGMMFQFFFFVAPYVAPKTEQFFGFDKTVSCGVGSGGRYIDNLPFGYPFDRPIDEKYWMTPNMYYYDVNIFHKKEMDINTAH